The Streptomyces sp. NBC_01353 genome contains a region encoding:
- a CDS encoding ATP-binding cassette domain-containing protein: MTDPTTTSATDTEGTAPGEAPGTPAVAPCGSGTPGAGAATGKPDGDPSTAAPGKPDGDPSAAGTPHGDPFDRDDLPTAPGATGALLRSLLSAHRARVAVAALVLLVQQAAVQAGPLLVAYTIDSGVPAIRDGDYGPVVAVAVGYLLCAAAAGLLQYAFVRGAARVNQDVLLDLRGRIFRHAQALSVDFHERYTSGRLISRSTTDVESLRELLAEGLQELIGVVLAFVYISAMLLWLDLGIGAVAVASFVPLYLLVRIYRRRAALVFAERSTAIAGVIVKFAETMNGIRPVRAFRREQANDTEFAALNHRHERSNGNALLEMARYVVGSRLVANTAVAGMCLWGAYRVAGGTLALGVLAAAVLYMRRLYDPIDRLGMFLNSYQSAAASLAKIAGLLAQEPGVPEAASPKELPARRTGTPGREVVFEDVRFAYRTGGEVLPRFDLTIPAGQTVAVVGSTGAGKSTLAKLLARFYDPTEGRVLLDGVDVRDLATPELRRGVVMVTQEAFLFSGTVAENIAIGRPDATRAEIEQAAKAIGAHEFIAGLPDGYDTDVRKRGGRISAGQRQLVAFARALLADPAVLILDEATSSLDVPGERAVQRAMDTVLAGRTAVVIAHRLSTVEIADRVLVMEHGRIVEDGHPSDLVSGEGHFATLHRAWRDSLVG, from the coding sequence ATGACGGATCCCACGACGACATCAGCGACGGACACGGAGGGAACGGCGCCCGGTGAGGCGCCGGGGACACCGGCGGTCGCACCCTGCGGGTCCGGGACGCCCGGGGCCGGGGCCGCCACCGGGAAGCCTGACGGCGATCCGTCCACGGCCGCCCCCGGGAAGCCCGACGGGGATCCCTCCGCGGCCGGTACGCCCCACGGGGATCCCTTCGACCGGGACGATCTGCCCACCGCGCCCGGGGCCACCGGCGCGCTGCTGCGTTCGCTGCTCTCCGCGCACCGCGCGCGCGTGGCCGTCGCCGCGCTCGTGCTGCTGGTCCAGCAGGCCGCCGTGCAGGCCGGTCCGCTGCTCGTCGCGTACACCATCGACAGTGGCGTGCCCGCCATCCGCGACGGGGACTACGGGCCCGTCGTGGCCGTCGCCGTCGGGTACCTCCTCTGCGCGGCGGCCGCCGGGCTCCTCCAGTACGCCTTCGTCCGCGGCGCCGCCCGTGTCAACCAGGACGTGCTGCTCGACCTGCGCGGGCGGATCTTCCGTCACGCCCAGGCCCTCAGCGTGGACTTCCACGAGCGGTACACCTCCGGCCGGCTCATCTCCCGCTCCACCACGGACGTGGAGTCCCTGCGGGAGCTGCTCGCGGAGGGGCTCCAGGAACTGATCGGCGTCGTCCTCGCGTTCGTGTACATCTCGGCGATGCTGCTCTGGCTGGACCTGGGCATCGGCGCGGTGGCCGTCGCCTCCTTCGTACCGCTGTATCTGCTCGTACGGATCTACCGGCGGCGCGCGGCCCTCGTCTTCGCCGAGCGGTCCACGGCCATCGCGGGCGTGATCGTGAAGTTCGCGGAGACGATGAACGGGATCCGGCCGGTACGGGCGTTCCGCAGGGAGCAGGCCAACGACACCGAGTTCGCCGCGCTCAATCACCGCCACGAGCGCAGCAACGGCAACGCGCTCCTGGAGATGGCCCGCTATGTCGTCGGCTCACGCCTCGTGGCGAACACGGCCGTGGCCGGGATGTGTCTGTGGGGCGCGTACCGGGTGGCCGGGGGGACGCTGGCGCTCGGTGTGCTGGCAGCGGCGGTGCTGTACATGCGGCGGTTGTACGACCCGATCGACCGGCTCGGCATGTTCCTCAACTCGTACCAGTCGGCGGCCGCGTCGCTCGCCAAGATCGCGGGCCTGCTGGCGCAGGAGCCGGGCGTCCCGGAGGCCGCCTCGCCGAAGGAGCTCCCGGCGCGCCGGACCGGGACGCCGGGGCGCGAGGTCGTGTTCGAGGACGTGCGGTTCGCGTACCGGACCGGCGGCGAGGTGCTGCCCCGCTTCGACCTGACCATCCCGGCGGGGCAGACGGTCGCGGTGGTCGGCTCGACGGGCGCCGGCAAGTCGACGCTCGCCAAGCTGCTCGCCCGCTTCTACGACCCGACCGAGGGGCGGGTGCTGCTCGACGGCGTCGACGTCCGGGACCTCGCGACACCCGAACTGCGGCGCGGTGTGGTGATGGTGACGCAGGAGGCGTTCCTGTTCTCGGGGACGGTCGCCGAGAACATCGCGATCGGGCGGCCGGACGCGACCCGGGCGGAGATCGAGCAGGCGGCGAAGGCGATCGGCGCGCACGAGTTCATCGCGGGGCTTCCGGACGGGTACGACACGGACGTACGGAAGCGGGGCGGGCGGATCTCGGCGGGCCAGCGGCAGTTGGTGGCCTTCGCCCGCGCGCTCCTCGCGGACCCGGCGGTCCTCATCCTGGACGAGGCCACGAGCTCGCTGGACGTGCCGGGGGAACGGGCGGTGCAGCGGGCCATGGACACGGTGCTCGCAGGTCGGACGGCGGTGGTGATCGCCCACCGCCTGTCGACGGTGGAGATCGCCGACCGGGTCCTGGTGATGGAACACGGCCGCATCGTCGAGGACGGCCACCCGTCGGACCTGGTGAGCGGCGAGGGCCACTTCGCAACCCTCCACCGCGCCTGGCGGGACAGCCTGGTGGGTTGA
- a CDS encoding MFS transporter: MTLTTPPETVLAGRREWTALAVLMLPLLLVSMDVSILYFAIPSISADLHPGATAQLWILDMYGFVLAGLLITMGALGDRVGRRKLLLGGAALFGLASVAAAYAHSPGALIAARALLGVAGACLMPSTLALIRTLFRDEAQRSKAVTLWTTVMASGISLGPVVSGALVEHFWWGSVFLINLPAMFLLLILGPVLLPESKGAATRGRFDWTSALLSLAALLPLIHGIKELAKDGWRPLPALAVTTGLLIALVFLRRQSRLAEPMVDLALLRKRAYGGSVLVNLLAMVATVGFAVFLTQYLQSVLGQSPLEAALWSLVPSVGVMIAAPTAAVLAGRVDRAYVMTGGFLLSAVGFASLTLIDADTPLWVVLVGATVYAGGLVSAMTLANESALGAAPPERAGAAAAVLESGTELGGALGMAVLGSIGAAVYTAEMPSSAPAAARETLGGAMGLPGEVLDAARSAFTSALNGAAFGAAGVMLLAAVLCVVLLRGRRA; encoded by the coding sequence ATGACGCTCACGACACCACCGGAAACCGTCCTCGCCGGCCGCCGCGAATGGACCGCGCTCGCCGTGCTGATGCTGCCGCTCCTCCTCGTCTCCATGGACGTCTCGATCCTCTACTTCGCCATCCCCTCCATCAGCGCCGACCTCCATCCCGGGGCCACCGCACAGCTGTGGATCCTCGACATGTACGGCTTCGTCCTCGCCGGACTCCTCATCACCATGGGGGCGCTCGGGGACCGCGTCGGCCGCCGCAAGCTGCTCCTCGGCGGCGCCGCGCTCTTCGGTCTCGCATCGGTCGCCGCCGCCTACGCCCACAGCCCGGGCGCGCTGATCGCCGCCCGCGCGCTGCTCGGGGTCGCCGGGGCCTGCCTGATGCCGTCCACGCTCGCCCTGATCCGCACCCTCTTCCGCGACGAGGCCCAGCGGTCCAAGGCGGTCACGCTGTGGACGACCGTGATGGCGAGCGGGATCTCCCTCGGACCGGTCGTCAGCGGCGCGCTCGTCGAACACTTCTGGTGGGGGTCGGTCTTCCTCATCAACCTGCCCGCGATGTTCCTCCTCCTGATCCTCGGGCCCGTACTCCTGCCCGAGTCCAAGGGGGCGGCGACGCGCGGGCGGTTCGACTGGACCAGCGCGCTGCTGTCGCTGGCCGCGCTGCTGCCGCTGATCCACGGCATCAAGGAGCTCGCCAAGGACGGCTGGCGACCGCTGCCGGCGCTCGCGGTCACGACGGGCCTGCTGATCGCCCTGGTGTTCCTGCGCCGTCAGAGCCGGCTCGCGGAGCCGATGGTGGACCTCGCGCTGCTGCGCAAGCGGGCGTACGGGGGGTCGGTCCTGGTGAACCTGCTCGCCATGGTCGCGACCGTCGGCTTCGCCGTCTTCCTCACCCAGTACCTGCAGTCCGTCCTCGGCCAGAGCCCGTTGGAGGCGGCGCTGTGGAGTCTGGTGCCGTCGGTGGGCGTCATGATCGCCGCGCCCACGGCCGCGGTGCTCGCGGGGCGGGTCGACCGGGCGTATGTGATGACCGGCGGCTTCCTGCTCTCGGCGGTCGGCTTCGCGTCGCTGACGCTCATCGACGCCGACACGCCGCTCTGGGTCGTCCTCGTCGGCGCGACCGTGTACGCCGGCGGCCTCGTCTCGGCGATGACCCTCGCCAACGAGAGCGCCCTGGGCGCGGCCCCGCCGGAGCGGGCGGGCGCGGCGGCGGCGGTCCTCGAATCGGGTACGGAGCTGGGTGGCGCGCTCGGGATGGCGGTCCTCGGCTCGATCGGAGCGGCGGTCTATACGGCCGAGATGCCGTCATCGGCTCCGGCGGCGGCGCGGGAGACGCTGGGTGGGGCGATGGGGCTGCCGGGGGAGGTGTTGGACGCGGCGAGGTCTGCGTTCACGTCTGCGTTGAATGGGGCGGCGTTCGGGGCGGCGGGGGTGATGCTTCTGGCGGCGGTGCTGTGTGTGGTGCTGCTGCGGGGGCGCAGGGCCTGA
- a CDS encoding TetR/AcrR family transcriptional regulator C-terminal domain-containing protein, with product MPTPPPYLAIAAEIRRRIHAGELSPGNRVPSTRAITREWGVAMATATKALAALRQEGLVRAEPGVGTVVVRSAGAPAAESLNRDRIVRAAIELADAEGLSALAMRRLATSLSTSTMALYRHVPGKGELVRLMTDAVCGEVPLGPVPTDWRTGLEHGARWLRGIYTRHRWMAQAMASFTRPVASPNAMAYLEWILGVLRGTPLTPFEKLHTHLAIFAYIQGLAMADDLEEQARQDTGMSDGEWMDQNEPRFDAISAGGSYPLLDALSAGADFEVDLESLFEFGLRRTLDGVATLIDETSG from the coding sequence GTGCCGACTCCGCCGCCCTACCTCGCCATCGCCGCCGAGATCCGTCGCCGGATCCATGCGGGGGAACTCTCGCCCGGCAACCGCGTCCCCTCGACCCGGGCCATCACCCGCGAGTGGGGCGTGGCGATGGCGACGGCCACCAAGGCCCTGGCAGCGCTGCGCCAGGAGGGTCTCGTCAGGGCGGAGCCGGGCGTCGGGACGGTGGTGGTCCGATCGGCCGGCGCCCCGGCCGCGGAGTCCCTGAACCGTGACCGGATCGTCCGTGCCGCGATCGAACTCGCCGATGCCGAGGGGCTTTCGGCGCTGGCGATGCGTCGGCTGGCCACGTCCCTCTCGACCTCGACGATGGCGCTGTACCGGCATGTCCCGGGCAAGGGCGAGCTGGTGCGGCTGATGACGGACGCGGTCTGCGGGGAGGTGCCGTTGGGGCCGGTGCCGACGGACTGGCGTACGGGTCTCGAGCACGGTGCTCGCTGGCTGCGCGGGATCTACACCCGGCACCGGTGGATGGCGCAGGCGATGGCCTCCTTCACCCGGCCTGTCGCCTCACCGAACGCGATGGCGTACCTGGAGTGGATCCTGGGGGTGCTGCGCGGCACTCCGCTGACACCGTTCGAGAAGCTCCACACCCATCTGGCGATCTTCGCCTACATCCAGGGTCTGGCGATGGCCGACGATCTGGAGGAGCAGGCGCGCCAGGACACCGGGATGTCGGACGGCGAGTGGATGGACCAGAACGAGCCGCGGTTCGACGCGATTTCGGCCGGGGGCTCCTACCCCCTGCTCGACGCTCTCTCCGCGGGGGCGGACTTCGAGGTGGACCTGGAGTCCCTCTTCGAATTCGGGCTCCGGAGAACACTGGACGGCGTTGCGACCTTGATCGACGAAACGTCCGGTTAA
- a CDS encoding ABC transporter ATP-binding protein — protein sequence MPGEDAVAKDSPDRSAVRTLLRLWPYVRPVRGRLATAAVVAIVASCLSLVIPLVLKWMVDGPVAAGDPGGVWLGALYLLLLGIAEAVLFGYRRWLVARPLAGVEARMRADLFRRLQRLPIAFHDRWASGQLLSRGTTDLMLLRMFLAFPLTFLLVNGVTILAGYVLLLGQDWTLGLVLLTPVAPLVILCSMFETKYSVVARRAQDQVGDLTTVVEESVLGIRIVKGFGRHRSQALAFRELADRLRGTELVKARLLAGIWAFITVIPELAIGAALVLGTVQVADGDLSAGTLVAFLSTALALRWPVESIGFLLAMSQEAATATERYFEVMDEAEETRGPESGAVSATGAAASEGVRFENVTFRYPDAPEGTPPVLDGIDLHIRPGETLALVGGTGSGKTTLTALVPRLHEATGGRILLDGEDIARMERERLRALVSVAFEEPTLFSASVGENVLMGVGAGAGEPELRRALGVAQAEGFVTALPEGAATQVGEQGLSLSGGQRQRLALARAVVGRPRFLVLDDPLSALDVHTEALVEAALREVLRGTTALVVAHRPSTVMLADRVALLSEGRIAAVGTHHELLRSNAEYAWLMSGEGNEER from the coding sequence ATGCCCGGAGAAGATGCAGTCGCCAAGGATTCCCCCGACCGCTCGGCCGTGCGCACGCTGTTGCGCCTGTGGCCCTATGTACGACCGGTGCGGGGGCGGTTGGCCACCGCCGCCGTCGTCGCGATAGTCGCCTCGTGTCTGTCGCTCGTCATTCCGCTCGTCCTGAAGTGGATGGTCGACGGGCCCGTCGCCGCGGGCGATCCGGGCGGCGTGTGGCTGGGCGCCCTGTATCTGCTGCTGCTCGGGATCGCGGAGGCGGTGCTCTTCGGCTACCGGCGGTGGCTGGTGGCACGGCCGTTGGCCGGGGTCGAGGCGCGGATGCGGGCCGATCTCTTCCGGCGTCTGCAACGGCTGCCGATCGCCTTCCACGACCGGTGGGCCTCGGGCCAGCTGCTGTCGCGCGGCACGACCGATCTGATGCTGCTGCGGATGTTCCTCGCCTTCCCGCTGACGTTCCTGCTGGTCAACGGCGTGACGATCCTGGCCGGTTACGTCCTGCTGCTGGGCCAGGACTGGACGCTCGGCCTGGTGCTGCTCACGCCCGTCGCCCCGCTGGTGATCCTCTGCTCGATGTTCGAGACGAAGTACTCCGTCGTCGCCCGGCGCGCCCAGGACCAGGTCGGCGACCTGACCACCGTCGTCGAGGAGAGCGTCCTCGGCATCCGGATCGTCAAGGGCTTCGGCCGCCACCGCAGCCAGGCGCTCGCCTTCCGGGAGCTGGCCGACCGGCTGCGGGGCACGGAGCTGGTCAAGGCCCGGCTGCTCGCCGGAATCTGGGCGTTCATCACCGTCATTCCGGAGCTGGCGATCGGCGCGGCGCTCGTGCTCGGCACCGTCCAGGTCGCCGACGGCGATCTGTCGGCGGGAACGCTCGTCGCCTTCCTGTCGACGGCGCTCGCGCTGCGCTGGCCGGTGGAGTCGATCGGCTTCCTGCTCGCGATGAGCCAGGAGGCGGCGACGGCGACGGAGCGGTACTTCGAGGTGATGGACGAGGCGGAGGAGACGCGAGGGCCGGAGTCCGGGGCGGTGTCGGCCACCGGAGCCGCGGCCTCGGAGGGCGTGCGGTTCGAGAACGTCACGTTCCGCTACCCGGACGCTCCCGAGGGCACACCGCCCGTGCTCGACGGGATCGACCTGCACATCCGGCCGGGCGAGACCCTCGCGCTGGTGGGCGGCACCGGCTCGGGCAAGACGACCCTGACCGCGCTCGTCCCCCGGCTGCACGAGGCGACCGGCGGACGGATCCTGCTCGACGGCGAGGACATCGCCCGCATGGAGCGCGAACGGCTGCGCGCGCTGGTGTCGGTGGCCTTCGAGGAGCCGACCCTGTTCTCGGCGAGCGTGGGCGAGAACGTCCTCATGGGCGTGGGGGCGGGGGCCGGCGAGCCGGAGCTGCGGCGCGCGCTGGGGGTGGCCCAGGCCGAGGGGTTCGTCACCGCGCTCCCCGAGGGCGCGGCGACCCAGGTGGGCGAGCAGGGCCTGAGCCTCTCGGGCGGCCAGCGCCAGCGCCTCGCCCTGGCCCGCGCGGTCGTCGGCCGCCCGCGCTTCCTCGTCCTCGACGACCCGCTGTCCGCGCTGGACGTGCACACGGAGGCCCTGGTGGAGGCTGCGCTGCGGGAGGTCCTGCGCGGGACGACCGCGCTGGTCGTGGCACACCGTCCGTCGACCGTGATGCTCGCGGACCGGGTCGCGCTCCTGTCGGAGGGCCGGATCGCGGCCGTAGGCACCCACCACGAACTGCTGCGGAGCAACGCCGAGTACGCCTGGCTGATGTCGGGCGAGGGGAACGAGGAACGATGA